The following proteins are co-located in the Eubalaena glacialis isolate mEubGla1 chromosome 14, mEubGla1.1.hap2.+ XY, whole genome shotgun sequence genome:
- the SNX17 gene encoding sorting nexin-17: protein MHFSIPETESRSGDSGGSAYVAYNIHVNGVLHCRVRYSQLLGLHEQLRKEYGANVLPAFPPKKLFSLTPAEVEQRREQLEKYMQAVRQDPLLGSSETFNSFLRRAQQETQQVPTEEVSLEVLLSNGQKVLVNVLTSDQTEDVLEAVAAKLDLPDDLIGYFSLFLVREKEDGAFSFVRKLQEFELPYVSVASLRSQEYKIVLRKSYWDSAYDDDVMENRVGLNLLYAQTVSDIERGWILVTKEQHRQLKSLQEKVSKKEFLRLAQTLRHYGYLRFDACVADFPEKDCPVVVSAGNSELSLQLRLPGQQLREGSFRVTRMRCWRVTSSVPLPSGGTSSPGRGRGEVRLELAFEYLMSKDRLQWVTITSPQAIMMSICLQSMVDELMVKKSGGSIRKMLRRRVGGTLRRSDSQQAVKSPPLLESPDASRESMVKLSSKLSAVSLRGIGTPSTDASASDVHGNFAFEGIGDEDL from the exons ATGCACTTTTCCATTCCTGAAACCGAGTCCCGCAGCGGGGACAGCGGCGGCTCCGCCTACGTG GCCTATAACATTCACGTGAATGGAGTCCTGCACTGTCGGGTGCGCTACAGCCAGCTCCTGGGGCTGCACGAGCAG CTTCGGAAGGAATATGGGGCCAATGTGCTTCCTGCATTTCCCCCAAAGAAGCTTTTCTCTCTGACACCCGCTGAGGTAGAACAGAGGAGAGAGCAGTTAGAGAAGTACATGCAAGCTG TTCGGCAAGACCCATTGCTTGGGAGCAGTGAGACCTTCAATAGTTTCCTGCGTCGGGCGCAACAG GAGACACAGCAGGTCCCAACAGAAGAGGTCTCCTTGGAAGTGCTGCTTAGCAACGGGCAGAAAGTTCTGGTCAATGTGCTAACTTCCGATCAGACTGAGGATGTCCTGGAG GCTGTGGCTGCAAAGCTGGATCTTCCAGATGACTTGATCGGATACTTTAGTCTCTTTCTAGTTCGAGAAAAAGAGGATGGAGCCTTTTCGT TTGTACGGAAGTTGCAAGAGTTTGAGCTGCCTTACGTGTCTGTTGCCAGTCTTCGGAGTCAAGAGTATAAGATAGTGCTAAGGAAGAG TTATTGGGACTCTGCCTATGATGACGATGTCATGGAGAACCGGGTTGGCCTGAACCTGCTTTATGCTCAG ACAGTATCAGACATTGAGCGTGGGTGGATCCTAGTCACGAAGGAGCAGCACCGGCAGCTCAAATCACTGCAAGAGAAGGTCTCCAAGAAGGAG TTCCTGCGGCTGGCCCAGACACTGCGGCACTATGGCTACTTGCGTTTCGATGCCTGTGTGGCTGACTTCCCGGAGAAGGACTGTCCGGTGGTGGTGAGCGCAGGCAACAGTGAGCTCAGTCTCCAGCTCCGCCTGCCTGGCCAGCAACTCCGTGAAGGCTCCTTCCGGGTCACCCGCATGCGGTGCTGGCgggtcacctcctct GTGCCACTGCCCAGTGGAGGCACAAGCAGCCCAGGTCGGGGCCGGGGTGAGGTGCGCCTGGAACTGGCTTTTGAATACCTCATGAGCAAGGACCGGCTACAGTGGGTCACCATCACCAGCCCCCAG GCTATCATGATGAGCATCTGCTTGCAGTCCATGGTAGATGAACTGATGGTGAAGAAATCCGGCGGCAGCATCAGGAAG ATGCTACGCCGGCGGGTGGGGGGCACCCTGAGACGCTCAGACAGCCAGCAAGCAGTGAAGTCCCCACCGCTGCTT gagTCACCTGATGCCAGCCGGGAGTCCATGGTCAAACTCTCA AGCAAGCTGAGTGCCGTGAGCTTGCGGGGGATTGGCACTCCCAGTACAGATGCCAGTGCCAGTGATGTCCACGGCAATTTCGCCTTTGAGGGCATTGGAGACGAGGATCTGTGA
- the ZNF513 gene encoding zinc finger protein 513 isoform X2, with translation MGFERDSEGDSLGARPGLPYGLSDDESGGGRALSAESEVEEPARGPGEARGERPGPACQLCGGPTGEGPCCGAGGPGGGPPLPPRLLYSCRLCAFVSHYSSHLKRHMQTHSGEKPFRCGRCPYASAQLVNLTRHTRTHTGEKPYRCPHCPFACSSLGNLRRHQRTHAGPPTPPCPTCGFRCCAPRPARPPSPTEQEGAVPRRPEDALLLPDLSLHVPPGGASFLPDCGQLRGEREGLCGTGSEPLPELLFPWTCRNCGQELEEGEGSRLGAAMCGRCMRGETGSGASGGPQGPSDKGFACSLCPFATHYPNHLARHMKTHSGEKPFRCARCPYASAHLDNLKRHQRVHTGEKPYKCPLCPYACGNLANLKRHGRIHSGDKPFRCSLCNYSCNQSMNLKRHMLRHTGEKPFRCATCAYTTGHWDNYKRHQKVHGHGGAGGPGLSASEGWAPPHSPPSVLSSRGPTALGATGSRALHTDSP, from the exons ATGGGCTTCGAGAGAGACTCTGAAG GAGACTCTCTGGGGGCCAGGCCTGGGCTTCCCTATGGGCTGAGCGACGACGAGTCTGGGGGCGGCCGGGCACTAAGTGCGGAGAGTGAAGTTGAGGAGCCAGCCAGGGGTCCAGGGGAGGCCAGGGGTGAGAGGCCAGGCCCAGCCTGCCAGCTGTGTGGGGGGCCCACAGGTGAGGGGCCGTGTTGTGGGGCAGGAGGGCCGGGTGGGGGGCCCCCGCTGCCCCCACGGCTACTATACTCATGCCGCCTCTGCGCCTTCGTGTCCCACTACTCGAGCCACCTGAAGCGGCACATGCAGACACACAGCGGGGAGAAGCCGTTCCGCTGTGGCCGCTGCCCCTACGCCTCAGCCCAGCTCGTCAACCTGACGCGACATACTCGCACCCACACTGGCGAGAAGCCCTACCGCTGTCCCCACTGCCCCTTTGCCTGCAGCAGCCTGGGCAACCTGAGGCGGCATCAGCGCACCCATGCGGGGCCCCCCACTCCTCCCTGCCCGACCTGTGGCTTCCGCTGCTGTGCTCCACGTCCTGCCCGGCCTCCCAGTCCCACAGAGCAGGAGGGGGCAGTGCCCCGGCGACCTGAAG ATGCCCTGCTGCTTCCAGATTTGAGCCTCCATGTGCCACCAGGTGGTGCCAGTTTCCTGCCGGACTGTGGGCAGCTGAGGGGTGAAAGGGAAGGCCTATGTGGGACTGGATCAGAACCACTGCCAGAGCTGCTGTTCCCTTGGACCTGCCGGAACTGTGGACAAGAGCTGGAAGAGGGGGAGGGTAGTCGGCTGGGAGCGGCCATGTGTGGGCGCTGCATGCGAGGAGAGACTGGAAGTGGTGCCAGTGGTGGACCCCAAGGCCCCAGTGACAAAGGCTTTGCCTGTAGCCTCTGCCCCTTTGCCACTCACTATCCCAACCACTTGGCTCGGCACATGAAGACGCACAGTGGCGAGAAGCCCTTCCGCTGTGCCCGCTGTCCTTATGCCTCTGCTCATCTGGATAACCTGAAACGGCACCAGCGTGTCCACACAGGAGAGAAGCCCTACAAGTGCCCCCTCTGCCCCTATGCCTGTGGCAACCTGGCCAACCTCAAGCGTCACGGTCGAATCCACTCTGGGGACAAACCTTTTCGGTGTAGCCTTTGCAACTACAGCTGCAACCAGAGCATGAACCTCAAACGCCACATGCTGCGGCACACCGGCGAGAAGCCCTTCCGCTGTGCCACCTGCGCCTATACCACGGGCCACTGGGACAACTACAAACGCCACCAGAAGGTGCACGGCCACGGTGGGGCAGGAGGGCCTGGCCTCTCTGCCTCTGAGGGCTGGGCCCCACCTCACAGTCCCCCCTCTGTTTTGAGCTCTCGGGGCCCAACAGCCCTGGGTGCCACTGGTAGCCGAGCTCTCCATACAGACTCACCCTGA
- the PPM1G gene encoding protein phosphatase 1G, whose translation MGAYLSQPNTVKCSGDGVGAGASRLPLPYGFSAMQGWRVSMEDAHNCIPELDSETAMFSVYDGHGGEEVALYCAKYLPDIIKDQKAYKEGKLQKALEDAFLAIDAKLTTEEVIKELAQIAGRPTEDEDEKEKVADEDDVDNEEAALLHEEATMTIEELLTRYGQNCHKGAPHSKSGAGTGEEPGSQGLNGEAGPGDPSRETSSEENGPTAKAHTGLSSNSECGTEAGQGGEPGTPTGEAGPSCSSASDKLPRVAKSKFFEDSEDESDEAEEEEEDSEECSEEEDGYSSEEAENEEDEDDTEEAEEDEEEEEEMMVPGMEGKEEPGSDSGTTAVVALIRGKQLIVANAGDSRCVVSEAGKALDMSYDHKPEDEVELARIKNAGGKVTMDGRVNGGLNLSRAIGDHFYKRNKNLPPEEQMISALPDIKVLTLTDDHEFMVIACDGIWNVMSSQEVIDFIQSKISQRDENGELRLLSSIVEELLDQCLAPDTSGDGTGCDNMTCIIICFKPRNTAALQPESGKRKQEEVLSTEEAEENGNSDNKKKAKRD comes from the exons GATGCTCACAACTGTATTCCTGAGCTGGACAGTGAGACAGCTATGTTTTCTGTCTACGATGGACATGGAG GGGAGGAAGTTGCCTTGTACTGTGCCAAATATCTTCCTGATATCATCAAAGATCAGAAGGCCTACAAAGAAGGCAAGCTACAGAAG GCTTTGGAAGATGCCTTCCTGGCTATCGATGCCAAACTGACCACTGAGGAAGTCATTAAGGAGCTGGCGCAGATTGCAGGGCGACCCACTGAGGAtgaggatgaaaaagaaaaagtagctgATGAAGATGATG TGGACAATGAGGAGGCTGCACTGCTGCATGAAGAGGCTACCATGACTATTGAAGAGCTGCTGACACGCTACGGGCAGAACTGTCACAAGGGTGCTCCCCACAGCAAATCTGGAGCTGGGACAGGCGAGGAACCAGGGTCCCAGGGCCTCAATGGGGAGGCAGGACCTGGGGACCCATCTAGGGAAACTTCTTCAGAGGAAAATGGCCCCACAGCCAAGGCTCACACGGGCCTTTCCTCCAACTCGGAATGTGGGACTGAGGCAGGCCAAGGTGGGGAGCCTGGCACTCCCACTGGTGAGGCTGGGCCTTCCTGCTCTTCAGCCTCCGACAAGCTGCCTCGAGTTGCTAAGTCCAAGTTCTTTGAGGACAGTGAGGATGAGTCAGatgaggcggaggaggaggaggaagacagcGAG GAATGCAGTGAGGAAGAAGATGGCTACAGCAGTGAAGAGGCAGAGAATGAGGAAGACGAGGATGACACTGAGGAGGCTGAAGAggatgaggaagaagaagaggagatgaTGGTGCCTGGGATGGAAGGCAAAGAGGAG cCTGGCTCTGACAGTGGTACAACAGCGGTGGTGGCTCTGATACGAGGGAAGCAGTTGATTGTAGCCAATGCAGGAGACTCCCGCTGTGTGGTGTCTGAGGCTGGCAAAGCTTTAGACATGTCCTATGACCACAAACCGGAGGATGAAGTGGAGCTAGCACGCATCAAGAATGCTGGTGGCAAGGTCACCATGGATGGGCGAGTCAATGGTGGCCTCAACCTCTCCAGAGCCATTG GAGACCACTTCTACAAGAGAAACAAGAACTTGCCACCCGAGGAACAGATGATTTCGGCCCTTCCTGACATCAAGGTGCTGACTCTCACTGACGATCACGAATTCATGGTCATTGCCTGTGATGGCATCTG GAATGTGATGAGCAGCCAGGAAGTTATAGACTTTATTCAATCGAAGATCAGCCAGCGTGATGAAAATGGGGAGCTTCGGTTATTGTCATCCATCGTGGAAGAG CTGCTGGATCAGTGCCTGGCACCAGACACTTCTGGGGACGGTACAGGATGTGACAACATGACCTGCATCATCATTTGCTTCAAGCCCCGAAACACAGCAGCGCTTCAGCCAGAGAGTGGCAAGCGGAAACAGGAGGAGGTGCTCTCTACTGAGGAGGCTGAAGAAAATGGCAACAGTGACAACAAGAAGAAGGCCAAGCGGGACTAG
- the ZNF513 gene encoding zinc finger protein 513 isoform X1: MPRRKQSHPQPVKCEGVKVDTEDSLDEGPGALVLESDLLLGQDLEFEEEEEEEEGDGNSDQLMGFERDSEGDSLGARPGLPYGLSDDESGGGRALSAESEVEEPARGPGEARGERPGPACQLCGGPTGEGPCCGAGGPGGGPPLPPRLLYSCRLCAFVSHYSSHLKRHMQTHSGEKPFRCGRCPYASAQLVNLTRHTRTHTGEKPYRCPHCPFACSSLGNLRRHQRTHAGPPTPPCPTCGFRCCAPRPARPPSPTEQEGAVPRRPEDALLLPDLSLHVPPGGASFLPDCGQLRGEREGLCGTGSEPLPELLFPWTCRNCGQELEEGEGSRLGAAMCGRCMRGETGSGASGGPQGPSDKGFACSLCPFATHYPNHLARHMKTHSGEKPFRCARCPYASAHLDNLKRHQRVHTGEKPYKCPLCPYACGNLANLKRHGRIHSGDKPFRCSLCNYSCNQSMNLKRHMLRHTGEKPFRCATCAYTTGHWDNYKRHQKVHGHGGAGGPGLSASEGWAPPHSPPSVLSSRGPTALGATGSRALHTDSP, from the exons ATGCCCCGAAGGAAGCAAAGCCACCCGCAGCCCGTGAAATGCGAGGGGGTCAAAg TGGATACCGAAGACTCCCTCGACGAAGGACCCGGGGCCCTGGTATTGGAGAGTGATTTGCTACTAGGCCAGGATCTGGAGtttgaggaagaagaggaagaggaggaaggtgaCGGCAACAGCGACCAGCTCATGGGCTTCGAGAGAGACTCTGAAG GAGACTCTCTGGGGGCCAGGCCTGGGCTTCCCTATGGGCTGAGCGACGACGAGTCTGGGGGCGGCCGGGCACTAAGTGCGGAGAGTGAAGTTGAGGAGCCAGCCAGGGGTCCAGGGGAGGCCAGGGGTGAGAGGCCAGGCCCAGCCTGCCAGCTGTGTGGGGGGCCCACAGGTGAGGGGCCGTGTTGTGGGGCAGGAGGGCCGGGTGGGGGGCCCCCGCTGCCCCCACGGCTACTATACTCATGCCGCCTCTGCGCCTTCGTGTCCCACTACTCGAGCCACCTGAAGCGGCACATGCAGACACACAGCGGGGAGAAGCCGTTCCGCTGTGGCCGCTGCCCCTACGCCTCAGCCCAGCTCGTCAACCTGACGCGACATACTCGCACCCACACTGGCGAGAAGCCCTACCGCTGTCCCCACTGCCCCTTTGCCTGCAGCAGCCTGGGCAACCTGAGGCGGCATCAGCGCACCCATGCGGGGCCCCCCACTCCTCCCTGCCCGACCTGTGGCTTCCGCTGCTGTGCTCCACGTCCTGCCCGGCCTCCCAGTCCCACAGAGCAGGAGGGGGCAGTGCCCCGGCGACCTGAAG ATGCCCTGCTGCTTCCAGATTTGAGCCTCCATGTGCCACCAGGTGGTGCCAGTTTCCTGCCGGACTGTGGGCAGCTGAGGGGTGAAAGGGAAGGCCTATGTGGGACTGGATCAGAACCACTGCCAGAGCTGCTGTTCCCTTGGACCTGCCGGAACTGTGGACAAGAGCTGGAAGAGGGGGAGGGTAGTCGGCTGGGAGCGGCCATGTGTGGGCGCTGCATGCGAGGAGAGACTGGAAGTGGTGCCAGTGGTGGACCCCAAGGCCCCAGTGACAAAGGCTTTGCCTGTAGCCTCTGCCCCTTTGCCACTCACTATCCCAACCACTTGGCTCGGCACATGAAGACGCACAGTGGCGAGAAGCCCTTCCGCTGTGCCCGCTGTCCTTATGCCTCTGCTCATCTGGATAACCTGAAACGGCACCAGCGTGTCCACACAGGAGAGAAGCCCTACAAGTGCCCCCTCTGCCCCTATGCCTGTGGCAACCTGGCCAACCTCAAGCGTCACGGTCGAATCCACTCTGGGGACAAACCTTTTCGGTGTAGCCTTTGCAACTACAGCTGCAACCAGAGCATGAACCTCAAACGCCACATGCTGCGGCACACCGGCGAGAAGCCCTTCCGCTGTGCCACCTGCGCCTATACCACGGGCCACTGGGACAACTACAAACGCCACCAGAAGGTGCACGGCCACGGTGGGGCAGGAGGGCCTGGCCTCTCTGCCTCTGAGGGCTGGGCCCCACCTCACAGTCCCCCCTCTGTTTTGAGCTCTCGGGGCCCAACAGCCCTGGGTGCCACTGGTAGCCGAGCTCTCCATACAGACTCACCCTGA